A window of the Synergistales bacterium genome harbors these coding sequences:
- a CDS encoding pyridoxamine 5'-phosphate oxidase family protein produces MRRTDLEISDRGEIEEILGQSQVLHVGLFDEAYPYVFPITYGYRDGRLYMHSATTGKKIDLIRRDPRASFQVETDVVFHDDPKKSSGITLTYRSVIGFGSLRILEDSDEKREGIRILAAHYDERGARVERSDEALRNVAILELTIDHMTGKQHERSSPFASWSCGSGR; encoded by the coding sequence ATGCGCAGAACCGATCTGGAGATCAGCGACAGAGGGGAGATCGAGGAGATTCTCGGGCAATCGCAGGTGCTCCACGTGGGACTCTTCGACGAGGCCTATCCCTATGTCTTCCCCATCACCTACGGCTACCGCGACGGACGTCTCTACATGCACAGCGCCACCACCGGCAAGAAGATCGACCTCATCCGCCGGGATCCCCGGGCCTCCTTCCAGGTGGAGACCGACGTGGTCTTCCACGACGACCCAAAGAAGAGCTCGGGCATCACGCTCACCTACCGGAGCGTCATCGGCTTCGGTTCCCTGCGGATCCTGGAGGACAGCGACGAAAAGCGGGAGGGCATCAGGATCCTGGCCGCCCACTACGACGAGAGGGGCGCCCGCGTGGAGCGGAGCGACGAGGCGCTGCGGAATGTGGCCATCCTGGAGCTCACCATCGATCACATGACGGGCAAGCAACACGAGCGATCCTCGCCGTTCGCC